In Deinococcus fonticola, the DNA window GACGCGCAGGGCCTGACGCAGGGAGGGCTCCTCTTTCCAGAAGCATTCGATCACTTCACTGAAGCTGCCCAGTTGCCGGAGTTCCTCGGCGACACGGTACACGCTCCGGGCCGCCCGCGAATTGACGTGTGAACCGTGACCGACCAGCACCAGCGAACGCATCCCCAGCACTCTAGAGCATTTGATGAACGGCCCCGCCGGCCCCAGGCACATTCGGGCAGTCCGGCGCCCATACCCTGCGCTAAGGGCTTGTAAAGCGCTCCCTCACCCGCCGGCCGGCTCCCTTACCTAGCGTAAGAAGCGAAAGACCAGTCTCCAAGGAGGTACAGCTATGTTCTTTGACCAGCAAGACCGCCACCAGCAGATGGCCAACGCCTACGACCCGCGCGACACCAACCGCGACGGTACGGTCAGCCCGCAGGAAGCCGCCGCTTACATTCAGGATTACATGCGCAGCGCCTCCCCGGAGGAGCGCAACCAGATTCTGCGCGACTACATCGGTGGGATGAGCACCGACCAGCGCCAGCAGATGGGCGACGCCATCGTGCGCAGCCCCTCCAATCCGGTGCAGCAGGTCAACCACCAGAGTGACGACGATCTCATCGATGCGTACACCCGCACCGCCCAGGCCCCTGCCCAGCAGAGTGGCCCCAGCCCGCTGGAGCAGACCTTCAACTCCGGGGCGCTCAGCAACCCCCTGGTGAAAGCCGGTCTGGTGGGCCTCGCCGCCGCCATCGGCAGCCGCATGCTGCGCCGCTAGGCCACGCCAGAGAATAAAAGAACCGCTCCAGATGGGGCGGTTTTTTAGAGATGGGCGAAGAGATTTCGGGTGCTTTCTACACTCCTTCCCTTGTCCTTCTCTTCTGGTACGCCCCGGTCAGCAGTTCGGCAATGTACTCGCGGATAAAGGGCATATCGCTTCCCTCGGCGGCGCTGATTTCCTCGTCACGGTTGTAAGTGAGCCGCACGAATGTGGCGGTGTGGCTGGGGCTTTTTTCCTCGAATTCCAGGATCAGGTAACACGGCAGGGTGCTGTCGAGGGGATTGCCCACGCTGCCGCAGTTGATCAGGGGGCGGCCTTCCACGTCCAGCATCAACGCCTCGTGCATATCGGCGTACACCAGGGCGTCCACCTCCTGTTGCAACCCAAATTGCGGGTTGGGCTGAAAGGCGTCGAGCTGGTCGTTCAGCGACGAGTGCGGGTACAGGCGGTGAAAGAGGCCCTTGCTGCTGGCGTGAACGAAGCGCCACCAGGCCCCGCCGAACTGCTCCTCGATGCCGTAGGGCAAGCTGCCCAGGTACTCCAGTTGCGGGGGGGTCAGTTTGCTGCGCGGCCACAGGTCTTGCGGGCGGTGGGTGGCGCCGGCCACGCGGGCGTCCCAGTTGCCCTGGATGACGCGCTTGGCGTGCGCCTGCGTCCACTCCAGCACTTCGCGGGGCCGGGGGCCTTTGCCGACCAGGTCACCCAGCACCCAGATTTCGCTGAGGCCGCGCCTTTGCAGGTCAGCGTGAACGGCCTGGGTTGCCGCGAGGTTCGCGTGCAGGTCGGCCAGTATGGCGAGACGAATCATGAATTGAAGTCTAGTGCAGGCCAGTGAAGCGGGGAAAACAACTGGCTTGCTATTCCGCTTAGGAATCGGGTGGAGGCGCAGGAATTAGGATTTTCCTGTTTCCTGAGGGCCACTTCCTTGCGTAAAGTGCATCCATGACAATCGCGCTTGAAGTAACTCCGCTGGAGGAGGTGGCCGAGGCGACCCTGATCTTCAACGGAAAGGCGGGTGGCAGTGAGACCGCCAGTCCGGATCACCTGGTCGAGGCGCTGCACCAGATCGGCTACCGCCCGGTGTACCGCGCTACGGCCTCCGAGGAGGACTTGAACGAGGCCCTGGCGTCCGTGACCGGCACCGTGTTCGTGGCGGGCGGCGACGGCACCATCCGGGCGGCGGCCATGCACCTGGCGGGCCGCCCGGGCGTCACCCTGGGCGTCATCCCCATGGGCACGGCGAACAACATCGGGCGCATGCTGGGTGTGCAGGGAGAACCTCTCAGCGTCATCGCCAGCTACCAGGGCGCGCAGGTGCGACCCTTCGACATCGGCAAGGTGACGGCCCCGTGGGGCGTGGATTATTTTCTGGAGGCATGCGGGTGCGGCGCCTTCGCGGACGTGATGGCCGAGTACGACCCGGAAGGCGGCAAGAGCCCGGTGCGGGCCGTGCAGGCCGTGGCCGCCACGCTGACGACCTTCGATCCTGCCCCGCTCTCCCTGAAACTGGACGGTCAGGAGTTGCCGGACATCCCTTACGCGCTGCTGGAGGTCATGAACACCAAGGCCACCGGCCCGAGGTTGCGCCTGGCGACCAGTGCCGACCCGCACGATGGGCGGCTGGACGTCATTCGCATCGACCAG includes these proteins:
- a CDS encoding metallophosphoesterase family protein, whose amino-acid sequence is MIRLAILADLHANLAATQAVHADLQRRGLSEIWVLGDLVGKGPRPREVLEWTQAHAKRVIQGNWDARVAGATHRPQDLWPRSKLTPPQLEYLGSLPYGIEEQFGGAWWRFVHASSKGLFHRLYPHSSLNDQLDAFQPNPQFGLQQEVDALVYADMHEALMLDVEGRPLINCGSVGNPLDSTLPCYLILEFEEKSPSHTATFVRLTYNRDEEISAAEGSDMPFIREYIAELLTGAYQKRRTREGV
- a CDS encoding diacylglycerol/lipid kinase family protein, coding for MTIALEVTPLEEVAEATLIFNGKAGGSETASPDHLVEALHQIGYRPVYRATASEEDLNEALASVTGTVFVAGGDGTIRAAAMHLAGRPGVTLGVIPMGTANNIGRMLGVQGEPLSVIASYQGAQVRPFDIGKVTAPWGVDYFLEACGCGAFADVMAEYDPEGGKSPVRAVQAVAATLTTFDPAPLSLKLDGQELPDIPYALLEVMNTKATGPRLRLATSADPHDGRLDVIRIDQQERDSVLAYMAALARDEFEALPSVQADQVQCIEIPYHGQAFHVDGEVRPGEQGQAGTVKIEVWPGALSVLVPQVAAPAEVRP